The sequence AGTCGGTGTAGGTATACAATTTTTTACTCCACACAATCAGCTCTAATAAGATTATAAGGATACAGGTAGTCGAGTATTTTGGGAGGCTCAACATTGATCTTTCATATCgttcttatttaattttttaatgttgtttGTTACATAGCAAGATAAAATGCAGCGATAATGTTGCAATGCGTCATTCTGTACATTCTTAAGCCCGATTGTCAGACGAATATTCAAATGCCACAGAGCTTGAACGCTTTGTCTAGATTAAAGCTAGTTGTAATTCACCAAATAATCCCTTTATTTCCTAGCGTCCATGCGGATACGTAAAAGCAAATACTGGATACCGTTCTTGTTGTGTTGATGAACTCGATGGCTCGATACACGCACGAGATAGTAGCCCTAATCCGCCATCTTAAGATAAACAGCATGATAGTGTGACCGCGTTAACTCGATACCCTATACATAGTGGTGTGGGTAGCATTACAGTACGTCGTAAGTAGTTGGGGATGCAACTTTGAGTACCGCCGACTAGGTCGAGTATAACTACACCGCGCGATGCATCTTTTGGGGCTTGCTTTACTTGTCATTTCTTCGCAGTTAAATTCCGGCCACACCTTTTCTCTGCCGAGGTCTAATAAAGCAGGTATTATTGtaatatttcctttatttaacCACTTGTTTGATAGCttataattttgtgttttcttgtcttttgtAAGGATGCGCGATCAATTTGGACACTAGCTCGCCTACGTTTCCTCCTCATTTGATTgacgaaaataagaaaattgttttgcCAGTAATAGAAGGCACAGCAAGAATTATTAATCTGAACGAAGGTCAGCAGGTGACGGTTAGCTGTTTGGGCGTTGGGAATCTATTGAACGCTACCGGTTTACAATTGAATCCTGCCACATGCGCGGCCAGTTCTAATTTACAGTTTGCGGACGGAACGGAATTTTCCTATGATGAACTCACCTGCCTAATTCAAAATCACGAAGTTTTAGTTGAACAGGGAACGTGCGCCAACGGGCCAGGTACATTTATTCGAAACGGATGGGAATTTGGCGCAGATTTCATTCCTTTGTTTGACATGTGTCACGATGAGGCTTTGGCTTTGAATTATTACGCTATTGACACTGTATACGGCCGTTCAGCTAATGCTGATGACAAGACCAACGACCGACCTTATTATTTCAGCCAAGATGTATATTTTCCTGGTATAAGCGTCAATACTCAGTACACACAAGTTGAACAAACCAAAACGATTGCTATGATCGTGGGATCTGAAGAATTGGCTGCCCAATACATTGTTCCGAATACGGAATACTATTTTGCTCGAGGACATTTGGCGCCTGATGCTGACTTTATTGATGCCGCTAGTCAAGACGCCAGCTACTACTTCATGAATACGGCACcgcaatttcaaatattcaacaacGGAAACTGGAAGTATGtctcatttaattattttttttttttttagttttatacATTGTTGTTCCTATGCATTTGTTACTTTATTTTAACATTGTGTACATCCAGGTGGCTTGAGATTGGCGTTCGCGACACGGCACTTGCTCGTCAACTGGATTTGACTATCTACACAGGAACATTTTCAGTGACGACTCTTGCTGATATTAATGGGGTTCAACAgcctatatttttggcgtTTGATGCAAACAATAATGGCTTAATTCCAGCCCCTAAGTACTACTGGAAACTTATTCATGAGCCCATCTCGAATACTGCCACCGCTGTTATTGGCATCAACAATCCTTACAATGCGGTTGTGCCTGAAGATATTTTATGCCCTGACGTCTGCGATCAAATTCCTTGGGTGAATGACGCAATTTTCCAACTTACTAACATTGCCAAAGGTTACACTTTTTGTTGTACCGCCGCCGAACTGCACAAAGCTATCAGCTTTGCTCCTAATTTGGATGTTcccctttttgtttaattaaaattgaaaaatattgtaAATGCTATTGCAATTATTCACACCGCCCTTTTTTAGTGGACAGGAAATCAGGAATGTATTTCGTGTTTCAACTTCTTATTCTTAATAAACTTTTAACCgcatatagttcaggaaaattcacgATTTTGGCCGAATTCTGTTTTTTGCTAAAAGCAGTTTACTTCAACCCCGAATTTCCCGAGGAATTCACAAATCTGGTCAAATATCATGATTCGTGTCAGCTCAATAACTGAGGAGTCATCGCTTACTTCCTGTGTAGTTccggtacaaaaaaaaaacaaaaaacattatcgTTTACGACACTAGATGGCGAAATGTGTTGTACTAAAACGTTGCACCAAAAAGCACGCCGAAAGAGTATGGCGCGCCGTTTGTgccacaataaaaaaaaaaaaataaaaaaaaaaaaaaaaacgccaccgccatctagcggtcaaatttGGAAACTAcccctaaaatttttttttctcacaagAACACTACTCACAATTCACTGTGctggttatttcatttttccttggCATTTCAAGTACAAAATCCTTATATAAATTAAGTGAAATGGTTCAGCAGATTACCCGGGTAGAATTACAACATCTTGTAGGTTAGTAAATAATGTTGCAAAATCTTTTCATTCATGAGTTAAAAGCGGATAGTTGAAACCGGTGCGTATTGTGAAACAGCCAACAGacacgtgaaaaaaaagaagaaaataacaacccaaaaatcgtttgactatatatttgattgagcgaGATGACGACTTGTGTCGATCGATCGGGCAGTCCCGCTCAAACTGGTCGTCTGTCCTCTTCCATCCGATTCATGTAAGTACAATCGAAAGAATGGACCAATAACgcacttttccttcttctgttTATCTCTTTATCTCTCTGCAATTCCATTATTCCCGTTATAATGGATATCTTAATATTATACACAAAGACATTTCCATCAGCCAATCCTTTGCGGGcgataatttttcaaaaaataaaaagggcgggacgtttgaattttaaaaaagattttagttcttttctttttgttacccTCCAACACAGCCTTGTAGTTGTGTagcctttattcttttttattcgacCGTcgtgttcctcttcttctttttcttctcggaCGTGTCGgacatgaagaaaaataaaaagtccttCGAGCCGAAAGgcatttcttcttcccaaATGCCGACGTCCATTTCAGTCTCTCGGCACCAGACACTATACCTATAGGGTCTCTAGATATATGTAGGCCTTGTTTTATATGCATAGCGGGTACATAGAGTATATAGAGTGACTTCTCAATTTTTTGGCCCACACCAAACTGCTGGCCGAAGAGAGAATAAAACAATGTGTACATATTTCTTGTTGGGGCTAGACATGTCGATCTGTGACCCAATTTTCAtctggaaaacaaaaccaaatcatCGTCATTTCGGAAACGGGTTTAATATAATATGGACGGCGGCGTAAGAATATCACGTAATAAGAACCACGGCTTCAATGAATAAtataggctgctgctgccgagatAACCAGAATTTTCGGTTTGGCCAACTATCAAAAACATTCGAGTCGGGTGATGTaaccaaaaataacaaaaagggcCCTGGCTCCTTAATGGACGTATTAGAAGCATGAAGCATGAATGATTCTCTCTCGATTCTCCCGCCGTGATATTTTCTCATTCTACGGTAGCGGGACCTtagccaatttttaaaaaagcccaACGGGGAAGCGAAGCAGAGCGACAAAAAGGGCGTGagccacactcacacacacacgccagtCACGACCTTGACTTAAAGGTGAAACCCGACCGTGATAATACGCGCGCgcccaagaggaaaaaaaacagtcggGAATCaaggcaaaaaaattttaggggTAGTTCCaaatttgaccgctagatggcggtggcgttttttttttttttttttttggtaattttttttttttttttggtaatttttttttttttgtggcacAAACGGCGCGCCATAATAAAAGAGtacaa is a genomic window of Daphnia pulicaria isolate SC F1-1A chromosome 2, SC_F0-13Bv2, whole genome shotgun sequence containing:
- the LOC124327182 gene encoding uncharacterized protein LOC124327182 — encoded protein: MHLLGLALLVISSQLNSGHTFSLPRSNKAGCAINLDTSSPTFPPHLIDENKKIVLPVIEGTARIINLNEGQQVTVSCLGVGNLLNATGLQLNPATCAASSNLQFADGTEFSYDELTCLIQNHEVLVEQGTCANGPGTFIRNGWEFGADFIPLFDMCHDEALALNYYAIDTVYGRSANADDKTNDRPYYFSQDVYFPGISVNTQYTQVEQTKTIAMIVGSEELAAQYIVPNTEYYFARGHLAPDADFIDAASQDASYYFMNTAPQFQIFNNGNWKWLEIGVRDTALARQLDLTIYTGTFSVTTLADINGVQQPIFLAFDANNNGLIPAPKYYWKLIHEPISNTATAVIGINNPYNAVVPEDILCPDVCDQIPWVNDAIFQLTNIAKGYTFCCTAAELHKAISFAPNLDVPLFV